The following DNA comes from Sinorhizobium mexicanum.
CGGCGAGCGCCCCGCCGCTCATCAGGACCGCAAGCGGGACAAGAAACATCGCATCACCCATGGAGCCCGGCCTTCTCATACCTTCCGCGGTTGAGACGCAGCGCATTCGCGACGACGATCACGGAGGAGGACGACATGGCGACGGATGCGAGAAGCGGCGTCAGGAAGCCCGAAATTGCGATCGGTACGGCAAGCACATTATAGGCAATCGACAGCGCGAAATTCTGCCGGACGAGAGCTGCGCTGTCGCGGGAAATCCCGTAGGCGCGCTCGACGGCCAAGAGGCCTTCATGCATGAAGATCAGATCTGCGGCGGTCCGGCCGATGTCGGAGGCGGAGGCCGGCGCGAAGGAGACATGCGCTGCCGCCAGTGCCGCTGCGTCATTCAGCCCATCGCCGACCATCAGGACCCGGCGGCCCTCGCTACGGAGCGCGTCGAGCCGCCCGACCTTGCCCGCCGGCGTCGCTTCCGCGATGAACGGAATGTCCAGGCGTTTCGCGATCTCGGCAACCGCGTTCTGCCGGTCGCCCGACAGCATCTCCACCTGCAGCCCCTCTGCTTTGAGCCGCCTGACACAATCCTCGGCGTCGCTTCGCAGCCGGTCCTCGAAGCGGAATGTCCTGACCAGTGCTCCGTCGCGGCTGAAGACGACGCTGGCGCCCTCCGGGACAGCGACGTGGGGAGCGGCCCATTGCGGGCGGCCGAGCCTGTAGAGGCCCCCGCCGACCCCGGCCTCGACCCCGTAGCCGGGTACTTCGCCGACGAGCGCCGCAGAGACGGTCGCAGCATCGGGAAACGCGGCGGCGATGGCGCGGGAGTAGGGATGCGTGGAATGGCGGGCAATTCCGGCGGCGAGCGCCATGGCATCGCGGTCGTCCACATCGTCCGGCGGCAGAAGTTCGGGTTGGCCTCGGGTCAAGGTGCCCGTCTTGTCGAAGACCACGGTGTCGATCTCCGATAGGCGCTCCAGCGCGCCGCCGTCCTTGATCAGGATGCCACCGCGGAACAGCCGTCCGGCGGCGACGACCTGCACCATCGGCACGGCAAGGCCGAGCGCGCAGGGGCATGTGACGATGAGCACTGCAATGCCGGTCGTTGCCGCGTGGTGAAGGCCGGCTCCCGCCACCAGCCATCCGAGAAACGTTAAGAAGGCTGCGGCATGGACGACGGGCGCATAGAGAGCGGATGCACGGTCGGCGATCCGCCTGTACCCGCTGCGACCTGATTCCGCCGCCTCCATCATTCGGGTCATCTCTGCCAGGAACGACTCATCCGACCGGCGGAGCGCGACTATTTCGATGGGAGCGCCAAGATTGAGCGTTCCGGCCTGAAGCTCGTGCCCGATACCCGCCGGCACGGGTATGCTCTCGCCGCTGGTGAGCGAGCAGTCGATCTCGGAGGCGCCGGCAACGATCGTCGCGTCGACGGGAACGCGCTGGCCCGCCGCGAGCGACAGGCGCATGCCGGGGAGGATCTCGGCCAGAGGATAATAGCGCTGTCGCCCGTCGGCTTCGATGACATAGCCGCCCCGGGAGGCGAGCCGCGCGATGCCAGACACGGCGCTGCGGGCGCGCGCTCGCATCATGTGGTCGAACGTCCGGCCGATCAGCAGAAAGAACAGCAGCGAAACGGCCGCATCGAAATAGGCATGGGCGCCATGGGCGGCGGTTTCGTAGACGCTCAGAACGAAGGTCAGTGTCACGCCGATGGAAATCGACACGTCCATGTTGGTGCGTCCGTGCCTGAGCGCGGTCCACGCGGAGCGGAAAAACACCTGCCCCGAATAAAGGACGGTCGGCAGCGCGATCACGCCGGAGATCAGATGGAAGAGCTGCCGGGTCTGCGGATCGGCGCCGAACCAGACGGCAAAGGACAGCAGCATGATGTTGCTGGATGCGAAGGCGGCGACCGCAAGCGCACGCAGCATGGCGCGGAACTCTCCGTCATGCTCCTCCTCCGGTACTTCCGCCGCGTGGGCGGGAAAGCCTATCGCATCGAGCGTCTCCACCAATGCCGGCGCTTCGCCTTGCTGGCTCCATTCGACTACAACACGCTTCGTCGACAGGTTGGCGCGTGCGCTGGTGACGCCCGGCAGCCTGGCAAGCGATGTCTCGACCTTGAGCATGCATCCGCCGCAATGCATCGACGGAACGACGAGTTCAGTCCTGAAGCCCGACTTGGACTGCCGGCGGCTGATCAAACGAAGCTCGCTGGCCCCATCTTCGGTGCCGCGATCCGCTCTTGTCACCGGGGATGCATTGACGATCTCCATGCGGGGCGACCTCAGGCGGAGGTGCGCAGTGCGCGATAGCAGTGCCAGGTGCCGTGACCGAGAACCGGAAAAATGACAATCAGGCCGAGGAAACCGGTTGCGACCGAGAGTACGAACAAGGCAAGCACGATGCCCGCCCAGATGAGCATCACGCCAAGATTGTTCCAAACGAGCGCCATGCTCGTGCCCATGGCGGTGAGCGCGTCGGAGCGCTCCTGCAAAAGCATGGGAAGCGAGATCGCGCCGATCGCGAATGAAAACGACGCGAAAAGTCCACCGACGGCGCTGCCGACCACCAGCATCGCCCATCCGATCGGTGTGAGGAAGAGCATCGTCACGATGTTATCAAGGCCGGGAAACGGCAGCAGCCCGAAGAACAGGGCATAGACAATGACGGCCGCGCGCAGCCAGACGACCATCAGCAGACAAAGGAGGGCGCCGGTGAACACGACCTGATAGCCGGCGACGGGGCGGACGAAAATCATATCGGCAAAGGTCACGCGCGCGCCTGTCGAAAGGCGTCTGCTCTTCTCATAGAGCCCCATCGCGAAGATCGGGCCGACGACCATGAACCCCGCCAGAACCGGCAGCAGGATGTAGTCCTTTCCGGTCGCGAACAGGAGCCAGACGCTGCTTGCCACGACGGCGTAGACCAGAAGTCCATAGGCGACGCCCTGATGCATGCCCGTCAGAAAATCCCGCGTTCCCTTGCGCAGCCAGTCGAAGGCTGCGCTCGCAGGCAGATTTCGTTGCCAGATATTCTCGCGTGGCTCCGCAGGTACGACATTGGGAAGGTCGGTCATGGTCATCGCTCGCGGTCGGTTTCAGATGCGTTCGAGATGCGGCACTCGGATTGCGCCGCGGCAAATGCCGTTTGCGTGGAGGTCTCTCCCACGCGCCGATGAGGGACGCAGTCCGGCTGCGACGTGACGGCGACGTAAACGAGATGTGCATTGGCACTCGCGACAAGCGCGACCCCGAAGGCGATCCCGAGCGCGATGCCCGTGCGGCCGACACGCCCTCTCGAAGTGCCGCTCATCATCGTTCCTTTCTGAGATCGTGCAGGTAGGTGGCCAGTATTTTGATATCGACCGGCCCGAGCCTGTTTTCCCAGCTCGGCATCCGCCCCTGGCGCCCGTGCCAGACCGTGTCATGGATCGTCTGAAGATCGCCGCCATAGAGCCAGCTCGCATCCGTCAAGTTCGGTGCACCGAGATCGACCTGGCCGCGGGCATCGTCGCCATGGCAGGCGGCGCAATTGTTCTGAAAAATCTCCAACCCCTTCGGTTGGGTCATCGCGGCGTGATCCGATCCGCTCTTGCCGATGTCACGCACATAGGTGATCACCGCCTTGACATCTGCGCGTGGCAGCATGCCTTCCTTGCCGAAGGCCGGCATCTGAGCGGTTCTGGTGTCTGGATGCCGGGAGTTGATGCCGACGCGTATCGTTTCCTGGATTGCCTCCGGCGAGTCGCCCCAGTTCAGCACCCCGGCTGCGAGATTGGGGAAGCCGGCATTGCCCCCGGCGTCGATCCCATGGCAAACCGCGCAATTGCCGCCGAATAGCGCACGGCCCGCCTCGCGCAGCTTCTGCATCAGGTCCCCGTCCGCCTCGATCGCATCGAAGCCCTGCTTTTCTATCGCCGCACGCCAGGGCGCCTGCTCGAGCGCCGCGCGCTCGAGCTTCCGGCGAATGACATCGCGCTCGTCGTAGCCGAGGATGCCCTTGGTGTAAGTGTAGCCGAGCGGCACGGCCGGCATGAATATCCAATAGATCAGCGAAAATAACGTCGTGGCGATCAGGAAGAAGTAAACGGCCCGCGGGACTGGCGTGTTCAGCTCCTTGATGCCGTTCCACTCGTGCCCTGTCGTTTTGTGGCCCGTCAGCGGGTCACGTTCCTCTATTGCCACGGCCGGTCTTCCTTGTTGAAAATGATGACTGAGGCTTCTTCGAACTCTTTCCTTTTGGAAGGCCAGTAGGCGTAGCAAAGGACAATGATCGACAGGGCGATGAGATAGAGAAGGCCAAATGTCTTGGCGATCCAGACCAGTGTTTCGTACGAGATAGGCACGGTCACTCCGTCTCCGCAGCCGCGGTCTTCTGGTTGACGTCGACGAGATTGCCCAGGATCTGAAGATAGGCGACGAGTGCGTCCATCTCGGTGAGGCGTTGTGCGTTACCGTCGAACGTGCGGACGTTCGTGGCCTCTCCGTAACGCTCGGCCACTGCCGCCGAGGCGTTGCTGTCCGGGTTCGCCTGACCGTAGGCGTCCGCGGCGGCATTGGCGATCATCTCCCCGGTATAAGGAACGCCGACCGCCCGCTGCGCTGCGAGCTGACCCGAAAGATCGTCCATCCTCAGCGTTCTTTCCATCAGCCAGCCGTATGCGGGCATGATCGAGACGGGTACGACATCACGCGGGTTGATCAGGTGGCGGACATGCCATTCGTCGGAATATTTGCCGCCGAGACGGGCGATGTCGGGACCGGTGCGTTTCGAGCCCCAGAGCATGGGATGATCGTATTTCGACTCGACCGCCAGGCTGTAGTGGCCGTAGCGATCGACGTCGTCCTTGAGCGTGCGGATCATCTGCGAATGGCAGGCATAGCAGCCCTCGCGCATGTATATGTTGCGGCCCGCAAGCTCCAGCGGCGTATAGACGCGCATGTCGGGGGCGGCTTCGACCGTCTCGTCGATCGTGAAAAGCGGTGCGATTTCAACGATCCCGCCGATGCTGGCCGCTCCGATAATCGCAAGCGTGAGGCCGATGGCGCGTCGCTCGAGCTTGTAGTGGAGTTTGAACAAGGTGCTTACTCCGCAGGTTGCAGCGATCCACCGGCCGGCTCGCCGTAGAGAGGCTTCGACTGGCTTCCTTCGGCGTCACTCGCCAGCGGTGCGTGGCGTATCGTGAGATAGATATTGAGGCAGGCGGCCAGCGCGCCCAGCAGGAAGAGAAGGCCTCCGATCGCGCGGGCGATGTAATAGGGTCGCATGGCCACCAGCGAGTCGATGAAGGAATAGGCGAGGTTGCCGTTCTCGGTGTAGGTGCGCCACATCAGCCCCTGGATGACGCCCGAATTCCACATGGCGAAGACGTAGGTCAACGTGCCGGCCAGCGCGAGCCAGAAGTGCAGTTCGACCAGCGCCGGCGAATACATGCGGTCCCGCTTCCACAGCCAGGGGACGGACGCGTAAATCGCACCGAAGGTAATCATCGCCACCCAGCCGAGCGCGCCCGCATGGACGTGGCCGACCGTCCAGTCCGTGTAATGCGAGAGCGAGTTGACCGGGCGGATCGCCATGAAGGATCCCTCGAAGGTCGTCAGCCCGTAGAATACGGCCGCAACCATCATGAACCGCAAGGTCGCGTCGTCGCGCACGCGGTGCCAGGCGCCGTTGAGCGTCAGCAGCGCGTTGGCGGCCGAGCCCCACGAGGGGACCAGAAGAACCAGCGAGAAGGTCATTCCAAGCGTTTGCACCCATTGCGGCAGCGCTGTGTAATGCAGGTGGTGGGAGCCGACCCACATGTACATGAAGGTGATGCCCCAGAAGCTGATGATGGACATCCTGTAGGAGAAGATCGGCCGCCCTGCGCGAACGGGGAGATAGTAGTACATCATCCCCAGGAAGCCTGACGTCAGGAAGAAGGCGACCGCGTTGTGACCGTACCACCATTCGGTCAGTGCATCCTGAACCCCGGAGAAAAGCGAATGGCTCTTGGCGCCGACGATAGAGACCGGCACGGCGAGGTTATTGACGATGTGCAGCATCGCGACAACGACGATGAACGCCATGTAGTACCAGTTGGCCACGTAGATATGTGGTTCCTGGCGGCGCGATAGGGTGCGCAGGTACAGGATGAAATAGACCACCCACACGACGAGCAGCCACAGATCGGCATACCATTCCGGTTCGGCATATTCCTTGGACTGCGTGATGCCGAGTATATAGCCGGTGATGGCGAGGACGCAGAACAGGTTGTAGCCGATCAGAACGAACCAGGGGCTCAGCTGGTCCGCGAGCCTCGCACGGCTGGTGCGTTGCATGACGTAGAAGGACGTCGCAATCAGCCCGTTGCCGCCGAACCCGAAGATCACCCCGGTGGTGTGGACCGGGCGAAGGCGCCCGAAGCTCGACCACGCCCCGTCGAATGTCAGGTTCGGATTGACCAGCAGCCATGCCACCCAATCGCCCATGAAAAGGGCGAATGCGGCCCACGCCATCGTCAGCACGATGCCGACTTTGCTGGGATCGTCGTAGTAGCTGCGCAGTCGTGCGCTCGAAGGTTCGGGGTCGAAGAGATTACGCATGATCGGAACGGCCATGCCGAGCGACAGGATCAGGATGAGGA
Coding sequences within:
- the ccoO gene encoding cytochrome-c oxidase, cbb3-type subunit II — its product is MFKLHYKLERRAIGLTLAIIGAASIGGIVEIAPLFTIDETVEAAPDMRVYTPLELAGRNIYMREGCYACHSQMIRTLKDDVDRYGHYSLAVESKYDHPMLWGSKRTGPDIARLGGKYSDEWHVRHLINPRDVVPVSIMPAYGWLMERTLRMDDLSGQLAAQRAVGVPYTGEMIANAAADAYGQANPDSNASAAVAERYGEATNVRTFDGNAQRLTEMDALVAYLQILGNLVDVNQKTAAAETE
- the ccoN gene encoding cytochrome-c oxidase, cbb3-type subunit I, with translation MLSQLTKGERQGALIILLAMSLLGVAIAAGGRGDPIATHGFLILILSLGMAVPIMRNLFDPEPSSARLRSYYDDPSKVGIVLTMAWAAFALFMGDWVAWLLVNPNLTFDGAWSSFGRLRPVHTTGVIFGFGGNGLIATSFYVMQRTSRARLADQLSPWFVLIGYNLFCVLAITGYILGITQSKEYAEPEWYADLWLLVVWVVYFILYLRTLSRRQEPHIYVANWYYMAFIVVVAMLHIVNNLAVPVSIVGAKSHSLFSGVQDALTEWWYGHNAVAFFLTSGFLGMMYYYLPVRAGRPIFSYRMSIISFWGITFMYMWVGSHHLHYTALPQWVQTLGMTFSLVLLVPSWGSAANALLTLNGAWHRVRDDATLRFMMVAAVFYGLTTFEGSFMAIRPVNSLSHYTDWTVGHVHAGALGWVAMITFGAIYASVPWLWKRDRMYSPALVELHFWLALAGTLTYVFAMWNSGVIQGLMWRTYTENGNLAYSFIDSLVAMRPYYIARAIGGLLFLLGALAACLNIYLTIRHAPLASDAEGSQSKPLYGEPAGGSLQPAE
- a CDS encoding heavy metal translocating P-type ATPase, with product MEIVNASPVTRADRGTEDGASELRLISRRQSKSGFRTELVVPSMHCGGCMLKVETSLARLPGVTSARANLSTKRVVVEWSQQGEAPALVETLDAIGFPAHAAEVPEEEHDGEFRAMLRALAVAAFASSNIMLLSFAVWFGADPQTRQLFHLISGVIALPTVLYSGQVFFRSAWTALRHGRTNMDVSISIGVTLTFVLSVYETAAHGAHAYFDAAVSLLFFLLIGRTFDHMMRARARSAVSGIARLASRGGYVIEADGRQRYYPLAEILPGMRLSLAAGQRVPVDATIVAGASEIDCSLTSGESIPVPAGIGHELQAGTLNLGAPIEIVALRRSDESFLAEMTRMMEAAESGRSGYRRIADRASALYAPVVHAAAFLTFLGWLVAGAGLHHAATTGIAVLIVTCPCALGLAVPMVQVVAAGRLFRGGILIKDGGALERLSEIDTVVFDKTGTLTRGQPELLPPDDVDDRDAMALAAGIARHSTHPYSRAIAAAFPDAATVSAALVGEVPGYGVEAGVGGGLYRLGRPQWAAPHVAVPEGASVVFSRDGALVRTFRFEDRLRSDAEDCVRRLKAEGLQVEMLSGDRQNAVAEIAKRLDIPFIAEATPAGKVGRLDALRSEGRRVLMVGDGLNDAAALAAAHVSFAPASASDIGRTAADLIFMHEGLLAVERAYGISRDSAALVRQNFALSIAYNVLAVPIAISGFLTPLLASVAMSSSSVIVVANALRLNRGRYEKAGLHG
- a CDS encoding DUF2189 domain-containing protein, translating into MTDLPNVVPAEPRENIWQRNLPASAAFDWLRKGTRDFLTGMHQGVAYGLLVYAVVASSVWLLFATGKDYILLPVLAGFMVVGPIFAMGLYEKSRRLSTGARVTFADMIFVRPVAGYQVVFTGALLCLLMVVWLRAAVIVYALFFGLLPFPGLDNIVTMLFLTPIGWAMLVVGSAVGGLFASFSFAIGAISLPMLLQERSDALTAMGTSMALVWNNLGVMLIWAGIVLALFVLSVATGFLGLIVIFPVLGHGTWHCYRALRTSA
- the ccoP gene encoding cytochrome-c oxidase, cbb3-type subunit III, translating into MAIEERDPLTGHKTTGHEWNGIKELNTPVPRAVYFFLIATTLFSLIYWIFMPAVPLGYTYTKGILGYDERDVIRRKLERAALEQAPWRAAIEKQGFDAIEADGDLMQKLREAGRALFGGNCAVCHGIDAGGNAGFPNLAAGVLNWGDSPEAIQETIRVGINSRHPDTRTAQMPAFGKEGMLPRADVKAVITYVRDIGKSGSDHAAMTQPKGLEIFQNNCAACHGDDARGQVDLGAPNLTDASWLYGGDLQTIHDTVWHGRQGRMPSWENRLGPVDIKILATYLHDLRKER
- a CDS encoding cbb3-type cytochrome c oxidase subunit 3, which translates into the protein MTVPISYETLVWIAKTFGLLYLIALSIIVLCYAYWPSKRKEFEEASVIIFNKEDRPWQ